A genome region from Halorussus pelagicus includes the following:
- a CDS encoding Single-stranded DNA binding protein, with amino-acid sequence MSLDDHAEDLASDLGVDKEEVKADLENLVEYSVPVDEAKQSLRRKYGDGGGGSGGPSKADIADVSTEDSNVTVTATVLTVGQRSIRYQGNEQVIHEGELADETGKISYTAWEDFGLSAGDTITAGNAGVREWEGEPELNLGESTNVAFEDAIEVPYPVGGESDLEALDPGDRGITLDVEVVEVEQKVIDGRDGETEIKSGVLADESARLPFTDWEARPELAEGATLRLEDVYVREFRGVPSVNLSEFTEVSPLDRELAISDTGTRMAVREAVETGGAYDVEVLGSVVAVRDGSGLIERCPDCGRVTQNGQCRSHGDVDGEDDLRVKAIVDDGTGTVTAVLDAERTEEVYGGDIEDAKAQARDAMDKEVVADEIRERVVGHEYRVRGNLSVDDYGANLEVTEFEQSGDSPADRAADLLAEVAR; translated from the coding sequence ATGAGTTTGGACGACCATGCCGAGGACCTCGCCTCCGACCTCGGCGTTGACAAGGAGGAGGTCAAGGCGGACCTCGAGAACTTAGTGGAGTACAGCGTCCCCGTGGACGAGGCCAAGCAGAGCCTGCGGCGCAAGTACGGCGACGGCGGCGGCGGTTCCGGCGGTCCCTCGAAAGCCGATATCGCCGACGTGTCCACCGAGGACAGCAACGTCACCGTCACCGCGACGGTGCTGACGGTCGGGCAGCGCTCGATTCGGTATCAGGGAAACGAGCAAGTCATCCACGAGGGCGAACTCGCCGACGAGACCGGGAAAATCTCTTACACCGCGTGGGAAGACTTCGGTCTCTCGGCTGGTGACACCATCACCGCGGGCAACGCTGGCGTCCGCGAGTGGGAGGGCGAACCCGAACTGAACCTCGGCGAAAGTACCAACGTCGCCTTCGAGGACGCCATCGAGGTTCCCTACCCCGTCGGCGGCGAGTCGGACCTCGAAGCACTCGACCCCGGCGACCGCGGCATCACTCTCGATGTCGAAGTCGTCGAGGTCGAGCAGAAAGTCATCGACGGCCGCGACGGCGAGACCGAAATCAAGAGCGGCGTCCTCGCCGACGAGAGCGCCCGCCTCCCGTTCACCGACTGGGAGGCCCGGCCCGAACTCGCCGAGGGCGCGACCCTGCGCCTCGAAGACGTGTACGTCCGGGAGTTTCGCGGGGTCCCCTCGGTCAACCTCTCGGAGTTCACCGAGGTCTCGCCCCTCGACCGCGAGTTGGCTATCAGCGACACCGGCACGCGGATGGCCGTCCGGGAGGCCGTCGAGACCGGCGGTGCCTACGACGTTGAAGTCCTCGGAAGCGTCGTTGCGGTCCGCGACGGGTCGGGCCTCATCGAGCGCTGTCCCGACTGTGGCCGAGTCACGCAGAACGGCCAGTGTCGAAGCCACGGGGACGTGGACGGCGAGGACGACCTGCGCGTGAAAGCCATCGTTGACGACGGCACCGGCACCGTCACCGCGGTTCTGGACGCCGAGCGCACCGAGGAAGTCTACGGTGGCGACATCGAAGACGCCAAGGCCCAAGCCCGCGACGCGATGGACAAGGAAGTCGTCGCCGATGAGATTCGTGAGCGCGTCGTCGGCCACGAGTACCGCGTCCGCGGGAACCTCTCGGTGGACGACTACGGCGCGAATCTCGAAGTGACGGAGTTCGAGCAGTCGGGCGACTCGCCCGCCGACCGCGCCGCCGACCTGCTCGCGGAGGTGGCTCGATGA
- a CDS encoding arylsulfotransferase family protein, whose product MRRYRVAFALVVLVCASTLGYSYVSSPANAAVTTYAQQADLPADERTQVVPTRDNVTVVAGHGMKGESAALVAFGPDGRVLYHNDTFHGYFDVDPVTGTEMTVEYVAERNYEGDDCDGKCTVSAVERLNLSTGDIERVYSRIIPADRGANWHDVDRLGEDRLLVGAINTDEIYVVNTTTGMTTWEWSTKQAYPISGGGPYPADWAHLNDVEKLADGRIMTSLRNQDAVAFIDPETGVQGNWTLGEDGAHDILYEQHNPDYINESNGGPAAIVADSLNDRIVEYQREDGSWEQSWVWSDDEMKWPRDADRLPNGNTLIADTNAHRVLEVNETGETVWSAEFYAPYELERLGTGDESAGGPSAAAAGLDSRGADSVPNASETTSVAGFTPRKVSNSISFVLPVWMGMIDGALALLLALTLLVWAVLEYRNASFSLSFQWPVRRE is encoded by the coding sequence GTGCGCCGCTACCGTGTCGCCTTCGCCCTCGTGGTCCTCGTCTGCGCCAGCACGCTCGGGTATAGTTACGTCTCCTCGCCCGCCAACGCCGCGGTGACGACCTACGCACAACAGGCCGACCTCCCGGCCGACGAGCGAACGCAGGTCGTGCCGACCCGCGACAACGTCACCGTCGTCGCTGGACACGGCATGAAGGGCGAGTCGGCCGCACTGGTCGCGTTCGGTCCCGACGGGAGGGTCCTCTATCACAACGACACCTTCCACGGTTACTTCGACGTAGACCCCGTGACGGGGACCGAGATGACCGTCGAGTACGTCGCCGAACGTAACTACGAGGGCGACGACTGCGACGGCAAGTGTACCGTCTCGGCCGTCGAGCGTCTGAACCTCTCGACCGGCGACATCGAGCGAGTCTACTCCCGAATCATCCCCGCCGACCGCGGGGCCAACTGGCACGACGTGGACCGCCTCGGGGAGGACCGACTGCTCGTCGGGGCCATCAACACCGACGAAATCTACGTCGTCAACACCACAACGGGCATGACGACGTGGGAGTGGTCAACCAAGCAGGCCTACCCCATCTCGGGCGGCGGTCCCTACCCCGCAGACTGGGCGCATCTCAACGACGTGGAGAAACTCGCTGACGGCCGAATCATGACCAGCCTCCGGAATCAGGACGCGGTCGCCTTCATCGACCCCGAGACGGGCGTGCAGGGCAACTGGACGCTCGGCGAGGACGGTGCCCACGACATCCTCTACGAACAGCACAACCCCGACTACATCAACGAGTCGAACGGCGGCCCGGCGGCCATCGTCGCCGACTCGCTCAACGACCGCATCGTCGAGTACCAGCGAGAAGACGGGTCCTGGGAGCAGTCGTGGGTCTGGAGCGACGACGAGATGAAGTGGCCCCGCGACGCCGACCGCCTGCCCAACGGCAACACGCTCATCGCGGACACCAACGCCCACCGCGTGCTGGAAGTCAACGAGACCGGCGAGACGGTCTGGAGCGCGGAGTTCTACGCGCCCTACGAACTCGAACGACTCGGCACGGGCGACGAGAGCGCGGGCGGGCCGAGCGCCGCCGCGGCGGGTCTCGACTCGCGCGGCGCAGATTCGGTCCCGAACGCCTCCGAGACGACTTCGGTCGCGGGATTCACGCCTCGAAAGGTCTCGAACAGCATCTCGTTCGTCCTCCCGGTCTGGATGGGGATGATCGACGGCGCGCTCGCACTCTTGCTCGCGCTGACCCTGCTGGTCTGGGCGGTCTTGGAGTACCGGAACGCCTCGTTCTCGCTGTCGTTCCAGTGGCCGGTGCGCCGAGAGTGA
- a CDS encoding metallophosphoesterase: MSLVEPVPGEPAALADLAGERALVIADFHAGVEQALRAEGVSLDSHASERRERLLALVARTDAERVVFLGDLMHAIGDPGGAERGEIEVLLERLDERGVAAALVKGNHDGAIESWADLNVTDGAGVRLGDVGFVHGHTWPAPEVLDSEVVCVGHEHPAVRLEDEVGGSRAERVWLRGSLAADAFADRGTEPRPGAEIVVFPAFNDLVGKTWVNVAGQEFLAPFLPAGLADGQAYLLDGTRLGAYEDV, from the coding sequence ATGAGCCTCGTGGAGCCGGTTCCCGGCGAACCGGCCGCGCTCGCCGACCTCGCTGGCGAGCGCGCGCTGGTGATCGCGGACTTCCACGCGGGCGTCGAGCAGGCGCTCCGCGCGGAGGGCGTCTCGCTCGACAGCCACGCGAGCGAGCGCCGCGAGCGTCTCCTCGCGCTGGTCGCCCGGACCGACGCCGAGCGGGTCGTCTTTCTGGGCGATTTGATGCACGCCATCGGCGACCCCGGCGGCGCGGAGCGCGGCGAAATCGAGGTCCTGCTGGAACGCTTAGACGAGCGCGGTGTGGCCGCCGCGCTCGTCAAGGGCAACCACGACGGCGCGATAGAGTCGTGGGCCGACCTCAACGTGACTGACGGCGCGGGGGTCCGACTCGGCGACGTGGGGTTCGTCCACGGCCATACGTGGCCCGCGCCCGAGGTGCTGGACAGCGAGGTGGTCTGCGTCGGCCACGAACACCCCGCGGTGCGACTGGAAGACGAAGTCGGCGGAAGCCGCGCCGAGCGCGTCTGGCTCCGGGGGTCGCTGGCCGCGGACGCTTTCGCCGACCGCGGAACGGAACCGCGGCCCGGCGCGGAAATCGTCGTCTTCCCGGCGTTCAACGACCTCGTAGGCAAGACGTGGGTCAACGTCGCGGGACAGGAGTTTCTGGCCCCGTTCCTGCCCGCCGGGTTGGCCGACGGGCAGGCGTATCTGCTCGACGGGACGCGGTTGGGCGCGTACGAGGACGTGTAG